The proteins below come from a single Corynebacterium glyciniphilum AJ 3170 genomic window:
- the glfT1 gene encoding galactofuranosyltransferase GlfT1 gives MQTPVQSAAHLHRDGSTAAVIVTHQRVALLRNSLAIVCAQTHPVDKIIVVDNGCQDEVRVLLEELAGDRAVYVPSQTNLGGAGGFALGFLTALSLGIDAVWCADDDGRPADEHVLENLYSVAESHGLAEVSPAVCNIDEPERLAFPLRQGVVWHRYLHELQGDFLPGIASLFNGTLLSAEAMKVIGVPDYRLFIRGDEVEYHRRLVRSGLPFGTCLTTSYLHPDGADEFKPILGGRMHTQYPDNATKRYFTYRNRGFLMNQPGMRRLLPQEYARFGWFFLVQKRDLKGFREWLSLQAKGRAEKFYRP, from the coding sequence ATGCAGACACCCGTGCAGTCAGCAGCTCACCTCCACCGCGACGGTTCCACCGCCGCGGTCATCGTCACCCACCAGCGGGTCGCGCTCCTCCGCAACTCCCTGGCCATCGTCTGCGCTCAGACACACCCCGTGGACAAGATCATCGTCGTCGACAACGGCTGTCAGGACGAGGTCCGCGTCCTTCTGGAGGAACTCGCCGGTGACCGGGCTGTCTACGTCCCGTCACAGACCAACCTCGGCGGTGCCGGTGGCTTCGCCCTCGGCTTCCTCACCGCCCTCTCGCTGGGCATCGATGCCGTGTGGTGCGCCGACGACGACGGACGCCCCGCCGACGAGCACGTCCTGGAGAACCTCTACAGCGTCGCCGAATCCCACGGCCTCGCCGAAGTGTCCCCCGCTGTCTGCAACATCGACGAGCCCGAGCGTCTGGCCTTCCCCCTGCGACAGGGGGTGGTGTGGCACCGCTACCTGCACGAACTGCAGGGTGATTTCCTGCCCGGCATCGCCAGCCTCTTCAACGGCACTCTCCTCAGTGCCGAGGCGATGAAAGTCATCGGTGTCCCCGACTACCGTCTCTTCATCCGCGGCGACGAAGTCGAGTACCACCGTCGTCTCGTGCGCTCCGGGCTCCCCTTCGGCACCTGCCTGACCACGTCGTACCTGCATCCCGACGGCGCCGACGAGTTCAAGCCGATCCTCGGTGGACGGATGCACACCCAGTACCCCGACAACGCGACGAAGCGCTACTTCACCTACCGAAACCGCGGCTTCCTGATGAATCAGCCGGGGATGCGCCGCCTGCTGCCCCAGGAGTACGCACGTTTCGGCTGGTTCTTCCTGGTGCAGAAGCGTGACCTGAAGGGCTTCCGCGAGTGGCTGTCCCTGCAGGCGAAGGGACGCGCGGAGAAGTTCTACCGGCCGTAG
- a CDS encoding GtrA family protein, whose translation MPGATHEGGTIERLTLKTQLFRFIMTGVVGAVVDFGSTYLLFLAGLGDGASKTVGFIFGTLTAYLINRRWTFQATPSVKRFLVTMAAYLATYAVQVSLYKLSIPWLEDMDLDQFWVRAISFVIAQGTATVLNFIIQRWVIFRS comes from the coding sequence GTGCCCGGTGCCACACACGAGGGCGGGACGATCGAGCGGTTGACGCTGAAGACCCAGTTGTTCCGGTTCATCATGACCGGCGTGGTCGGCGCTGTCGTCGACTTCGGCAGCACCTACCTGTTGTTCCTTGCGGGGCTGGGCGACGGTGCGTCGAAGACGGTCGGTTTCATCTTCGGTACCCTCACCGCGTACCTGATCAACCGCCGGTGGACGTTCCAGGCCACTCCGTCGGTGAAACGCTTCCTGGTCACGATGGCGGCCTACCTCGCCACCTACGCGGTCCAGGTCAGCCTGTACAAGCTGAGTATCCCGTGGCTCGAGGACATGGATCTGGATCAGTTCTGGGTCCGCGCGATCAGCTTCGTCATTGCGCAGGGCACGGCGACGGTGCTGAACTTCATCATCCAGCGATGGGTCATCTTCCGCAGCTGA
- a CDS encoding GtrA family protein has product MIRQFLKFGIVGASGVVVNNAVVVVANKTTQSLWDFDGHEAFANLLGTQFHIRWYHVFAVLAFVVANLWNFNLNRRWTFKTSGKSSWFRELVPFMMVGIGGLLVTLAVQTAMINPESPIALSREIWDGSSGLRDPIYWGNLIGVCVAIPVNFLFNKMWTFRAARDHHVPVHLTPLPEGDDK; this is encoded by the coding sequence CTGATCCGGCAGTTCCTGAAGTTCGGGATCGTCGGCGCGTCAGGTGTCGTCGTCAACAACGCTGTCGTCGTCGTGGCGAACAAGACCACCCAGTCGCTCTGGGACTTCGACGGGCACGAGGCCTTCGCCAACCTGCTCGGCACGCAGTTCCACATCCGCTGGTACCACGTGTTCGCTGTGCTGGCGTTCGTCGTGGCGAACCTGTGGAACTTCAATCTCAACCGGCGATGGACGTTCAAGACGTCAGGGAAGTCGTCCTGGTTCCGGGAGCTCGTGCCCTTCATGATGGTCGGCATCGGGGGACTGCTCGTGACGCTGGCTGTGCAGACCGCGATGATCAACCCCGAGTCTCCGATCGCGTTGTCGCGGGAGATCTGGGACGGGTCCAGTGGGCTCCGGGACCCCATCTACTGGGGAAATCTCATCGGCGTCTGCGTTGCGATCCCGGTGAACTTCCTGTTCAACAAGATGTGGACCTTCCGCGCCGCGCGTGACCACCACGTGCCTGTCCACCTGACACCGCTGCCTGAGGGAGATGACAAGTGA